One genomic region from Bradyrhizobium icense encodes:
- a CDS encoding carbohydrate ABC transporter permease, producing the protein MGSAATATKVNATAIPASDFGRVLAQRERRFAAALLAPAFLALLATTTFPLLFLVWTSAFRMDLAMPFTNGYVGLENYKVLLTDERFWSSLLISLVYTGSTVILQVVIGLALALLVMDMKRGQGWFRVIAILPVVLSPAVVGMIWRTFMLAPEFGIIDFLAINAGLGSKNWLGDPLLAMVSVIIIHTWQWTPFAFMVLLASLAALPEDIYEAARLDRATAWQRFQRITLPLLRPAIVMVIIMRTMVALTAFAAIFTVTGGGPGTATEILNLYAYRKSFTELSIGYGSALAVALLIVTILISAVLFAMRRAK; encoded by the coding sequence ATGGGATCGGCGGCAACCGCAACGAAGGTCAACGCGACCGCAATCCCGGCAAGCGATTTCGGCCGCGTTCTGGCGCAGCGTGAGCGCCGGTTTGCCGCTGCGCTGCTGGCGCCGGCATTTCTCGCGCTGCTGGCGACGACCACCTTCCCGCTGCTATTCCTGGTCTGGACTAGCGCCTTCCGCATGGATCTGGCGATGCCGTTCACCAACGGCTACGTCGGCCTGGAAAATTACAAGGTATTGCTCACCGACGAGCGGTTCTGGTCGTCGCTGTTGATCAGCCTCGTCTACACCGGGTCGACCGTCATCCTGCAGGTCGTCATCGGCCTCGCGTTGGCGCTGCTGGTGATGGACATGAAGCGCGGCCAGGGCTGGTTTCGCGTCATCGCGATCCTGCCTGTGGTGCTGTCGCCGGCGGTGGTCGGCATGATCTGGCGCACCTTCATGCTGGCGCCGGAATTCGGCATCATCGATTTCCTCGCCATCAATGCCGGGCTCGGCAGCAAGAATTGGCTCGGCGATCCTTTGCTCGCGATGGTCTCGGTCATCATTATCCATACCTGGCAGTGGACACCGTTCGCCTTCATGGTGTTGTTGGCCTCGCTCGCAGCCCTGCCAGAGGATATCTACGAGGCGGCGCGGCTCGACCGCGCTACCGCCTGGCAGCGCTTCCAGCGCATTACGCTGCCCCTGCTTCGTCCCGCCATCGTCATGGTCATCATCATGCGCACGATGGTGGCACTGACGGCGTTCGCCGCGATCTTCACAGTGACCGGTGGTGGACCCGGCACGGCAACGGAAATCCTCAATCTCTATGCCTATCGCAAATCTTTCACGGAGCTGTCGATCGGCTACGGCTCGGCACTGGCGGTGGCGCTGTTGATCGTCACCATCCTCATTTCGGCAGTTCTGTTCGCGATGCGGAGGGCAAAATGA
- a CDS encoding ABC transporter substrate-binding protein, with translation MRSFRPTRRTFLKTGTAAAALIGMSPALLREARAQDADLALYRSAKIDWQQASGETLTVAVIPASYFENLITLAPQFKALTGIDLRFEKIPPAQIRQKCVIDLTSKTGTYSTHAADPMYYSLYAANKWVEPLDTYLKDKSLTDEAWFKFDDIIPAWRSADSVDGKLYGVPYDGEVTIQVYRKDLYDAKGLKPADTLEAYVANAAALNNPNDRIWGCALRGVAGAGQNMYIYPSIFREFGGEWMKGGKLTVNGSEAEAALAWYVDVMRKYAPAAAANWNWPDIADAFSQGTVANYIDAHSSASVVNNPEKSKVIGKVGYARWPKGPSGKRVTSIWNWGFPINAAQSDKRKKATWLFIQWATSAETQARTAHRFAGPTKRSGVNRASIWKDPEYVKLMNGFGANFVEATMQALEHDTDVDWRPRVPQWPAIGDTMATAIQSALSGQATVKAALDDAQRRIEPMMRG, from the coding sequence ATGCGGTCATTCAGGCCAACCAGAAGGACGTTCCTCAAGACCGGCACGGCAGCCGCCGCCTTGATCGGAATGAGTCCGGCCCTGTTGCGCGAAGCTCGGGCGCAGGATGCGGATCTTGCGCTGTACAGGTCAGCCAAGATCGACTGGCAGCAGGCTTCCGGCGAGACCCTCACGGTCGCGGTGATCCCCGCGAGCTATTTCGAGAACCTCATCACGCTGGCGCCGCAGTTCAAAGCGCTGACTGGCATCGACCTTCGCTTCGAAAAGATTCCGCCGGCACAGATCCGCCAAAAGTGCGTTATCGACCTCACGTCAAAGACCGGCACGTATTCCACGCACGCTGCCGATCCCATGTACTATTCGCTCTATGCCGCGAACAAATGGGTCGAGCCGTTGGACACCTACCTGAAAGACAAATCGCTGACCGATGAAGCCTGGTTCAAGTTCGACGATATCATTCCGGCCTGGCGTAGCGCCGACAGCGTCGACGGCAAGCTCTACGGCGTTCCCTATGACGGCGAGGTCACCATCCAGGTCTATCGCAAGGATCTCTACGATGCCAAAGGCTTGAAGCCGGCCGACACGCTCGAGGCCTATGTGGCCAACGCCGCCGCGCTCAACAATCCGAACGACCGGATCTGGGGATGCGCCCTGCGCGGCGTCGCTGGCGCCGGGCAGAACATGTACATTTATCCCTCGATCTTCCGCGAGTTCGGCGGTGAGTGGATGAAGGGCGGCAAACTCACCGTCAACGGCTCCGAGGCAGAGGCCGCGCTTGCCTGGTACGTCGACGTGATGCGCAAATATGCGCCAGCGGCGGCAGCCAACTGGAACTGGCCGGATATTGCGGACGCGTTCTCGCAAGGGACAGTGGCCAACTACATCGACGCGCATTCCTCGGCATCGGTCGTCAACAATCCGGAAAAATCGAAGGTGATTGGCAAGGTAGGCTATGCCCGCTGGCCCAAGGGCCCGTCCGGCAAGCGCGTCACCTCGATCTGGAACTGGGGCTTCCCGATCAACGCCGCACAATCGGACAAGAGAAAGAAGGCGACCTGGCTGTTCATCCAGTGGGCGACGAGTGCCGAGACGCAGGCGCGCACCGCACATCGCTTTGCAGGTCCGACAAAACGTTCCGGCGTCAACCGCGCCTCGATCTGGAAGGATCCTGAGTACGTCAAGCTGATGAACGGCTTTGGCGCCAACTTCGTCGAAGCCACCATGCAGGCGCTGGAGCACGATACCGACGTCGATTGGCGGCCGCGCGTGCCGCAATGGCCAGCGATCGGCGACACCATGGCGACCGCCATCCAGTCCGCCCTCTCCGGCCAGGCGACCGTGAAGGCGGCACTCGACGACGCGCAGCGCCGCATCGAGCCGATGATGCGCGGCTGA
- a CDS encoding helix-turn-helix domain-containing protein, which yields MDYRHVFATNLRRLRTEKGYSQEVLAHEAGVNRTYMSKLEKGGSFVGLEVMVRLAKVLQVEPADFLKVPARRTRKI from the coding sequence ATGGATTACCGCCATGTCTTCGCGACAAACCTGCGTCGTCTTCGGACAGAGAAGGGCTATTCTCAGGAAGTGCTCGCGCACGAGGCGGGCGTAAATCGGACCTACATGAGCAAGTTGGAAAAAGGAGGCAGCTTCGTCGGGCTAGAGGTCATGGTGAGGCTGGCAAAGGTGCTTCAAGTCGAGCCTGCTGATTTCTTGAAGGTTCCAGCGCGGAGAACCCGCAAAATCTAG
- a CDS encoding DUF2274 domain-containing protein: MARLKLGTLADDKPVKITVELPANVHRDLAAYADVLARETGQSISDPSKLIAPMLTRFMATDRAFVKARRKGQPAHGKG, from the coding sequence ATGGCTAGATTGAAACTTGGGACGCTCGCCGATGACAAACCCGTCAAGATTACCGTGGAACTGCCGGCCAATGTCCATCGCGATCTCGCTGCCTACGCCGATGTGCTCGCCCGTGAAACGGGGCAGTCGATTTCGGATCCGTCAAAGCTGATCGCGCCGATGTTGACGCGGTTCATGGCTACAGATCGCGCTTTTGTGAAAGCGCGTCGCAAGGGTCAGCCTGCGCATGGCAAGGGATAG
- a CDS encoding acyl-CoA dehydrogenase family protein: MAGNGGKPDAGSPAGPGSDGYAAMVARANALIPKLRDRAAKTEQLRRLPPETERDLHDAGLFRVVQPKRVGGAELDYVALVDCSDALAQADASVAWNFANLASHHWMLAMFDKHAQDAVWGRSADALIASSFIFPAGRARKAEGGYVLRGHWPFSSGVESCDWNMLAGVVSSDDEAEGIEYRIFLLNRSEYRINDTWNATGLCGTGSNDVWVEDRFIAKNMTIAVSDLTGGPTPGSAVNPNALYALPVFSLFPYVLSGVGLGNAQACLNDYIEFARHRASTYNRAKLSDLQTTQIKIAEASAKIDAARLVMRTNCIDAMAEARRGHIPDLAVKTRLRRDGAFAVNLCTEAVSLLFAASGARSLFTSGALQRQFRDAHAVNSHLAFNFDAAGTNYGRVALGLPSENLTL; the protein is encoded by the coding sequence ATGGCTGGAAACGGCGGCAAGCCGGATGCAGGTTCACCCGCGGGGCCGGGTTCGGACGGCTATGCCGCCATGGTTGCGCGTGCCAACGCTCTGATTCCAAAATTGCGCGATCGTGCTGCAAAGACGGAGCAGCTCCGCCGTCTGCCGCCGGAGACCGAACGTGACTTGCATGACGCCGGCTTGTTCCGGGTCGTGCAGCCCAAGCGCGTCGGAGGTGCCGAACTTGACTACGTTGCTCTGGTCGATTGCTCCGACGCGTTGGCGCAGGCGGATGCTTCCGTAGCATGGAACTTCGCCAATCTTGCCAGCCACCACTGGATGCTGGCCATGTTTGACAAGCACGCGCAGGATGCGGTCTGGGGCAGGAGTGCCGATGCGTTGATCGCCTCGTCCTTCATCTTTCCAGCCGGGCGCGCGAGAAAGGCGGAGGGGGGATACGTCTTGCGCGGTCATTGGCCGTTCTCCTCGGGTGTCGAGTCCTGCGACTGGAACATGCTTGCAGGCGTGGTGTCCTCGGACGATGAGGCCGAGGGTATCGAATACCGGATATTCCTGCTCAATCGGAGCGAATACAGGATCAACGACACCTGGAATGCGACGGGGCTGTGCGGTACTGGGTCGAACGATGTATGGGTCGAGGATCGCTTCATTGCGAAGAACATGACCATCGCAGTCAGTGATCTGACCGGCGGACCGACGCCCGGAAGCGCCGTCAATCCAAACGCGCTCTATGCGCTACCGGTATTCTCGCTGTTTCCTTACGTATTGTCGGGCGTCGGTTTGGGCAATGCGCAAGCCTGTCTCAATGACTACATCGAGTTCGCGCGGCATCGCGCCTCGACTTACAATCGGGCCAAACTCAGCGATCTGCAGACGACCCAAATCAAAATCGCGGAGGCCTCCGCCAAGATCGACGCGGCCCGCCTCGTGATGCGTACGAACTGCATCGATGCGATGGCCGAGGCGAGGCGGGGCCATATTCCAGACCTTGCGGTCAAGACGAGGTTGCGGCGGGATGGCGCCTTCGCAGTGAACCTCTGCACCGAAGCGGTCTCGCTGTTGTTCGCGGCAAGTGGCGCACGCAGCCTGTTCACGTCAGGCGCACTGCAGCGGCAATTCCGCGACGCTCACGCCGTGAATTCGCACCTCGCATTCAATTTTGATGCGGCAGGAACCAATTATGGACGCGTGGCGCTTGGCCTGCCGTCCGAAAATCTGACGCTCTGA
- a CDS encoding flavin reductase family protein — translation MSDATKHPADPANELASDNSAIDPRDFRNALGTFATGVTIVTAMAADGKPYGVTCNSFASVSLNPPLVLWSLGMFSAGLTIFQNASHFTVNVLGASQQALASQFAKSSNDKFAGVNWTPGLGNAPVLTDCVANFQCRAANRYYGGDHIIFLGAVEAYAYNRQEPLLFARGTFGRFIAGDGSKFS, via the coding sequence ATGTCTGATGCAACCAAACATCCGGCCGATCCGGCCAATGAACTTGCCAGCGACAACTCGGCGATCGATCCGCGCGATTTTCGCAATGCGCTCGGCACATTCGCCACCGGCGTCACCATTGTCACGGCAATGGCCGCGGACGGAAAGCCGTATGGCGTGACCTGCAACTCCTTTGCGTCAGTATCGCTCAATCCGCCGCTGGTGTTGTGGAGTCTCGGGATGTTTTCGGCGGGGCTTACGATCTTCCAGAACGCCAGCCATTTTACGGTCAATGTTCTCGGAGCTTCCCAACAAGCACTGGCATCGCAGTTTGCAAAATCGTCGAACGACAAGTTCGCCGGCGTGAACTGGACGCCGGGGCTTGGCAACGCGCCGGTGTTGACCGATTGCGTCGCCAATTTCCAGTGCCGCGCGGCCAATCGATATTATGGCGGCGATCACATCATCTTCCTGGGGGCCGTTGAGGCCTATGCCTATAATCGGCAGGAACCTCTACTGTTTGCGCGCGGTACGTTCGGCCGGTTTATTGCTGGAGATGGCAGCAAATTCTCGTGA
- a CDS encoding polysaccharide deacetylase family protein: MALSDRIPYQAQVDRPKLTLPGGKKLAVWVILNVEEWRIENAMPRTVLSPPMGQPLLPDVPNWSWHEYGMRAGFWRQFKALTDRNIPVTLALNANVCNAYPRVASAALDAGFEFMGHGFVQGPMHKIENQADAIKRSVETISKFAGKPPRSWESPGLTETEETLDLLRLSGIEYVADWVIDDLPQDIATPHGTITTIPYSVETNDIVIHALQHLSSEQFLKRCTDQFDRLFLEGASNARIMAISIHPYITGVPHRIKYLEALLDYVLGHDGVALMTASEIGDWYRAQMAKI; encoded by the coding sequence GTGGCACTGAGCGATCGCATTCCCTATCAAGCACAAGTCGACCGGCCGAAGCTCACGCTTCCCGGCGGCAAGAAACTCGCGGTATGGGTCATCCTCAATGTCGAGGAGTGGCGGATCGAGAACGCAATGCCTCGCACCGTGCTGAGCCCGCCAATGGGCCAGCCGCTATTGCCCGACGTGCCAAACTGGTCCTGGCATGAATACGGGATGCGCGCCGGCTTCTGGCGACAATTCAAGGCGCTGACCGACCGCAATATACCGGTGACACTGGCGCTCAATGCCAATGTTTGCAACGCCTACCCGCGTGTCGCCTCCGCGGCGCTCGACGCCGGCTTCGAATTCATGGGCCACGGTTTCGTGCAGGGGCCGATGCATAAGATCGAGAACCAGGCGGATGCCATCAAACGCTCGGTCGAGACAATTTCGAAGTTTGCAGGGAAACCGCCGCGGTCGTGGGAAAGCCCCGGCCTTACCGAGACCGAGGAAACCCTCGATCTGCTGCGCCTCAGCGGCATCGAGTACGTCGCGGACTGGGTAATCGACGACCTGCCACAGGACATCGCTACGCCTCACGGCACCATCACGACGATTCCCTATTCGGTCGAAACCAACGACATCGTCATTCACGCGCTGCAGCATCTTTCTTCCGAACAATTCCTGAAACGCTGCACCGACCAGTTCGATCGGCTTTTCCTCGAGGGCGCATCGAACGCGCGGATCATGGCGATTTCGATTCACCCCTATATTACAGGCGTGCCACACCGCATTAAGTATCTGGAGGCGTTGCTCGACTATGTCCTCGGTCACGACGGCGTGGCCCTGATGACAGCCAGCGAGATTGGTGACTGGTATCGCGCACAGATGGCAAAGATCTAG
- a CDS encoding LLM class flavin-dependent oxidoreductase has translation MKLGFFTMPIHPVDKDWQLSLKEDREAFLLADELGFSEGYVGEHTTDRAENITSCIAFIAWLAAATSKIKLGTGTVNMPNAHPAAIAASIAMLDHMLDGRLIFGISPGGLLSDAEVFGNLEADRNAMFLEAINQVLQIWASEPPYNLQGQFWNISVQKTLIEDIGQGFIPRPLQRPHPPIVVTAVAPFSKGVTEAAARGWDPISANFLMPAWVKSHWPKYVEGCERAGRPADSANWRVAKSVFVAKDAATAKAYATDPSGPYVYYYRSLLTKLKRGGRIELFKTRRDQPDDEVTLESICDKLIIHGTPESVADQLLAFQEETGPFGTLLYAGKDWKDRELGRRSMILMAEQVMPRINASASGSSKAAE, from the coding sequence ATGAAGCTTGGGTTCTTTACGATGCCGATCCATCCCGTCGACAAGGATTGGCAGCTTTCACTCAAGGAAGACCGTGAAGCTTTCCTGCTGGCCGATGAGCTCGGGTTCAGCGAGGGCTATGTCGGCGAGCACACCACGGACAGAGCCGAGAACATCACGTCCTGCATCGCATTTATTGCATGGCTCGCCGCGGCAACCAGCAAGATCAAGCTTGGCACCGGCACCGTAAATATGCCGAACGCTCATCCGGCGGCGATTGCAGCCTCGATCGCGATGCTCGATCACATGCTCGACGGGCGACTGATCTTCGGCATCAGTCCGGGCGGACTGCTGTCGGACGCGGAAGTGTTCGGCAATCTCGAGGCGGACAGGAATGCCATGTTCCTGGAGGCGATCAATCAGGTGCTTCAGATCTGGGCCAGCGAGCCACCCTATAATCTGCAAGGCCAATTCTGGAACATATCGGTGCAGAAGACTCTGATCGAAGACATCGGCCAGGGCTTCATTCCGCGCCCACTGCAGCGGCCGCACCCACCGATCGTGGTCACTGCGGTGGCGCCCTTCTCAAAAGGCGTGACGGAAGCCGCCGCGCGCGGCTGGGATCCGATCTCGGCAAACTTCCTGATGCCGGCCTGGGTGAAAAGCCATTGGCCGAAATATGTCGAGGGCTGTGAACGCGCCGGCCGCCCCGCAGATTCGGCGAACTGGCGCGTAGCCAAGAGCGTGTTCGTCGCGAAGGACGCAGCCACCGCAAAGGCCTATGCTACCGATCCAAGCGGGCCCTATGTCTATTACTATCGCTCGTTGCTCACCAAGTTGAAGCGCGGCGGTCGCATCGAACTGTTCAAGACGCGTCGCGATCAGCCCGACGATGAGGTGACGCTGGAGTCGATCTGCGACAAGCTGATCATTCATGGCACGCCGGAGAGCGTGGCGGATCAACTGCTGGCTTTTCAGGAAGAGACCGGGCCATTCGGCACGTTGCTGTATGCCGGCAAGGACTGGAAAGACCGCGAACTGGGACGACGGTCTATGATCTTGATGGCCGAACAGGTCATGCCCAGGATCAATGCCAGTGCATCCGGCAGTTCCAAGGCCGCCGAATAA
- a CDS encoding FAD binding domain-containing protein yields the protein MKASAFAYARVTSVANALDLLAAHGERAKVLSGGQSLLPAMNLRLVAPELIVDIGELAELRGVAVKGEVLTIGALTRHADLLKFPEIAAQAPLLTDAVAHVAHPAIRNRGTIGGSLAHADPASELPACMLTLGATIIARGPSGERRISASEFFAGIYETALRPQELLVAVELPVTPTSSTHYFHEFVRRHGDYAIVGLAAQASVKDGRFTDLRLGFFAVGDRPLLANSAGKLIDVAITSAMLSEACSALDEELSPLEDQQATPAMRRRLAKALLVRCVSYLLSRPDLRAGVPA from the coding sequence ATGAAAGCCTCGGCTTTCGCTTACGCCCGCGTAACCAGCGTCGCAAATGCGCTGGATTTGCTGGCTGCCCATGGCGAACGGGCCAAGGTATTGTCGGGCGGCCAGAGCTTGCTGCCGGCCATGAATCTGCGCCTGGTCGCACCGGAACTCATTGTCGATATTGGCGAGCTGGCCGAGTTGCGCGGGGTAGCGGTGAAGGGAGAGGTCCTCACCATCGGCGCGCTGACACGTCACGCCGATCTCTTGAAGTTTCCCGAAATAGCAGCCCAAGCTCCTTTGCTCACAGACGCGGTCGCGCATGTTGCCCATCCCGCGATCCGCAACCGCGGCACCATCGGGGGAAGCCTTGCACACGCAGATCCAGCTTCCGAACTGCCGGCCTGCATGCTGACGCTTGGCGCTACGATCATTGCTCGCGGGCCGAGTGGCGAGCGTCGGATTTCGGCAAGCGAGTTTTTTGCCGGGATCTACGAAACCGCGCTTAGGCCGCAGGAGCTGCTGGTCGCCGTCGAGTTACCTGTGACCCCAACAAGCTCGACGCATTACTTTCATGAGTTCGTCCGTCGGCATGGCGATTACGCCATCGTCGGCCTCGCAGCGCAGGCCTCCGTCAAGGATGGGCGCTTCACCGATCTTCGCCTTGGCTTCTTCGCCGTCGGCGATCGTCCGCTGCTGGCCAACTCTGCCGGCAAACTGATTGATGTCGCTATAACGTCGGCGATGTTGTCCGAAGCGTGTTCGGCGTTGGATGAAGAGCTCAGCCCGCTGGAAGATCAGCAAGCAACGCCCGCCATGCGTCGACGTTTGGCAAAGGCCTTGCTTGTACGTTGCGTGTCCTACTTGCTCTCACGCCCTGATCTCCGCGCAGGAGTGCCTGCGTGA
- a CDS encoding (2Fe-2S)-binding protein: MSISLIVNGERVEADVQPRLNLADFLREHLKLTGTHVGCEHGVCGACTIRVNGDIVRSCLMLAVQTHNATVETIEGLSDSGEIADLQSAFKERNALQCGFCTPGMLMAAQDLLKQSPFPDREQIREHLSGNYCRCTGYQAIVDAIETTARARAGRLS; the protein is encoded by the coding sequence ATGTCAATTTCGCTCATTGTCAATGGAGAGCGTGTAGAAGCGGATGTGCAACCGCGGTTAAATCTGGCGGACTTCCTGCGAGAGCATCTCAAGCTGACCGGCACACACGTCGGTTGCGAGCATGGAGTTTGCGGCGCATGCACGATCCGCGTCAATGGCGACATCGTCCGCTCCTGCCTGATGCTCGCGGTTCAGACGCACAACGCAACGGTCGAGACGATCGAGGGACTGTCCGACAGCGGCGAGATTGCCGATTTGCAGTCTGCATTCAAGGAACGTAATGCGCTGCAATGCGGCTTCTGTACTCCGGGAATGTTGATGGCGGCGCAGGATCTGCTGAAGCAATCGCCGTTTCCGGATCGAGAACAGATCCGAGAGCACCTTTCCGGCAACTATTGCCGCTGTACTGGCTACCAGGCCATCGTTGACGCGATCGAGACCACAGCGCGGGCACGCGCCGGACGCTTGTCATGA
- a CDS encoding xanthine dehydrogenase family protein molybdopterin-binding subunit: MTSVQEKSETLSALDRPNSYIGKTVPRPNLDRLMQGRGLYVSDIELPRMAHVVFLRSPHAHAKINGIDASAAKRMPGVIAVVSGKELSTVITPWIGVLSHLKGLKSAPQSAIAVDRVCWQGEAVAAVVASDRAQAEDAAEQVLVEYEEQHAVTDMRAALNPATPVIHASLGDNLAFERNHDAGDVDQAFAESDEVIEAEFIFGRHTGVTLEPRAVVADWNVAEARLTIYQGTQAPHMVQNIAALHLGLKESQVRVICKDVGGSFGIKVHIYADEMATYALSKLLRRPVKFVADRVESFNTDIHARDHRCKGKIGVKRDGTIMAFEIDDLTGIGPYSMYPRTSAIEANQVVNLVGGPYVTRNYRARARVVFQNKNVMCQYRAVGHPIACSVTEGLVDLAAMKIGMDPVEIRRRNLIADDAYPCASPSGLRFEQLSHHAALAKLIGMMDYDALRAEQAALRPRNIHRGIGIASFIEVTNPSAAFYGVGGAKISSQDGVAVRLDAQGSVICHTSITEQGQGSESLTAQIVGSVLGVSMDRVRVILGDTDNTPYGGGTWASRGAGIGGEAALQATKVLRKNILDVAAAILQSTPGELDIVNNAVVNVADGAPRIALNELARIVYFRPDTMPPGIQPELMATRHFVPREYPFAFTNGVQASWLEVDIETGFVKLLKHWVVEDCGTIINPQLVDEQIRGGVVQGLGAALFEKCVYDERGQLTNANMADYLVPMSGEMPDIDVGHVVSPTLESELGAKGAGEAGTAGAAAAVTNAVNDALRPFGKIITEIPLTPQVILTALGRI; the protein is encoded by the coding sequence ATGACATCAGTGCAGGAAAAATCTGAAACGCTTTCTGCGCTGGACCGTCCGAACTCTTATATCGGCAAGACAGTGCCGCGGCCGAACCTCGACCGGCTGATGCAGGGGCGCGGGCTCTATGTCAGCGACATCGAGCTGCCGCGCATGGCGCATGTCGTTTTTCTGCGCTCGCCGCACGCGCATGCGAAGATCAATGGCATCGATGCTTCGGCGGCCAAACGGATGCCGGGAGTGATTGCCGTCGTTTCAGGCAAGGAACTCTCGACAGTCATCACGCCGTGGATTGGCGTGCTCTCGCATTTGAAGGGCCTCAAATCCGCCCCGCAAAGTGCTATCGCGGTTGACCGCGTGTGCTGGCAGGGTGAGGCGGTTGCGGCCGTGGTGGCGAGCGATCGCGCTCAGGCCGAGGACGCCGCAGAGCAAGTCTTGGTTGAATATGAAGAACAGCACGCCGTAACGGATATGCGTGCCGCGCTCAATCCGGCAACGCCGGTGATCCACGCCTCCCTCGGCGACAATCTGGCCTTCGAACGCAATCACGACGCGGGTGACGTCGATCAGGCCTTTGCCGAATCCGACGAGGTGATCGAAGCAGAGTTTATCTTTGGACGGCACACCGGCGTGACGCTGGAGCCCCGTGCAGTGGTAGCAGACTGGAACGTCGCGGAAGCGAGACTCACGATCTATCAAGGCACGCAGGCGCCGCATATGGTGCAAAATATCGCGGCGCTTCATCTCGGTTTGAAGGAATCGCAGGTCCGCGTGATCTGCAAGGACGTCGGCGGCTCTTTCGGCATCAAGGTCCACATCTATGCCGACGAGATGGCGACCTACGCACTGTCCAAACTCCTGCGGCGTCCAGTCAAATTCGTCGCCGACCGGGTCGAGAGCTTCAATACCGACATTCATGCCCGTGACCATCGCTGCAAAGGAAAGATCGGCGTCAAGCGCGATGGCACCATCATGGCATTTGAAATCGATGATCTCACCGGCATTGGGCCTTATTCGATGTACCCGCGCACCAGCGCGATCGAGGCCAATCAGGTCGTCAATCTCGTCGGCGGGCCTTATGTGACCAGGAATTACCGTGCCCGAGCCCGCGTCGTGTTCCAGAACAAGAACGTGATGTGCCAGTACCGGGCCGTTGGCCATCCGATTGCCTGCTCGGTGACGGAAGGCCTGGTCGATCTGGCGGCGATGAAGATCGGGATGGACCCAGTCGAGATCCGCCGCCGCAATCTGATTGCCGATGACGCATATCCTTGTGCCTCGCCGTCAGGTCTGCGCTTCGAGCAATTGTCGCACCATGCAGCGCTTGCCAAGCTCATCGGGATGATGGACTACGACGCGCTGCGCGCGGAACAGGCGGCCTTGCGGCCAAGGAATATTCATCGTGGCATCGGCATCGCCAGCTTCATTGAGGTCACCAATCCCAGCGCGGCGTTTTATGGTGTAGGTGGTGCGAAGATATCCTCGCAGGACGGTGTGGCGGTGCGGCTCGACGCGCAGGGGTCCGTGATCTGCCATACAAGCATCACCGAGCAGGGGCAGGGGTCGGAATCGCTTACCGCACAGATTGTTGGAAGCGTGCTTGGCGTCTCCATGGATCGCGTCCGCGTGATCCTGGGCGACACGGACAATACGCCGTATGGCGGGGGCACCTGGGCCTCGCGGGGTGCCGGCATTGGCGGAGAGGCTGCACTGCAGGCCACCAAGGTCCTACGCAAGAACATACTCGACGTCGCTGCCGCTATCCTCCAGTCGACGCCGGGCGAGCTCGACATCGTCAACAACGCGGTAGTGAACGTCGCCGACGGCGCGCCGCGAATCGCGCTGAACGAGCTCGCGCGAATTGTCTATTTCCGCCCCGACACGATGCCGCCGGGCATTCAGCCCGAACTGATGGCGACCAGACACTTTGTCCCGCGCGAATATCCTTTCGCCTTCACCAATGGTGTTCAGGCCTCGTGGCTGGAGGTCGATATCGAGACCGGCTTTGTGAAGCTGCTGAAGCACTGGGTCGTCGAGGATTGCGGCACGATTATCAACCCGCAACTGGTCGATGAGCAGATCAGGGGCGGCGTGGTGCAGGGGCTTGGCGCCGCGCTGTTCGAGAAATGCGTGTACGACGAACGTGGCCAGCTCACCAACGCCAATATGGCCGATTATCTGGTCCCGATGTCCGGTGAGATGCCGGATATCGATGTCGGACATGTAGTCTCGCCAACGCTGGAATCGGAGCTTGGAGCCAAGGGGGCCGGGGAAGCCGGCACGGCTGGCGCGGCAGCCGCTGTGACCAATGCGGTTAACGACGCGCTGAGACCGTTTGGGAAAATCATCACTGAGATCCCCCTGACGCCTCAGGTCATTCTGACCGCCTTGGGACGCATCTAA